From a single Kryptolebias marmoratus isolate JLee-2015 linkage group LG17, ASM164957v2, whole genome shotgun sequence genomic region:
- the ntn2 gene encoding netrin 2, protein MREPWRYLLGLLLLVNSAFTHSATNPFAGQQTPLDPCYDDTGAARRCIPEFINAAFGKEVTVSSVCGRPSSRSCSVVERSDERPSVRTCQICDASDPRRAHPASYLTDLNSAHNLTCWQSENLNTSPHNVTLTLSLGKKFEITYVSLQFCSPRPESLAIYKSMDYGKTWMPYQFYSSQCRRMYNRPNKASITKQNEQEALCTDGHTDLYPLSGGLIAFSTLDGRPSGKDFDNSPVLQDWVTVTDIRVVFSRPQLPRELVLGSGGNNGGRDDDPMAVTSTLPTYFYAVGDFQVGGRCKCNGHASRCLKDKEGKLVCDCKHNTEGPECDRCKPFHYDRPWQRANAREANECLPCNCNLHARRCRFNMELYKLSGRKSGGVCMNCRHNTAGRHCHYCKEGFYRDMAQPITHRRACKACDCHPVGAAGKTCNQTTGQCPCKDGVTGITCNRCAKGYQQSRSPVAPCIKIPVVNPTAVVSSTEEPADCESYCKPVKGNLKINMKKYCKKDYAVQVNVLEMKTVGDWAKFSVSVVSVYKSRGEPLKRGENILWVHMKDLACKCPKIQMSKRFLVMGGIEGGTGPMGGPGVGPGGGASSPGAERIGLVADKNSLVIQWRDVWTRRLRKFQRKEKKGKCGKA, encoded by the exons ATGAGGGAACCCTGGAGGTACCTGCTGGGCCTGCTCCTCCTGGTAAACTCGGCCTTCACCCACAGTGCCACCAATCCCTTCGCAGGGCAACAGACCCCTCTAGACCCTTGTTATGATGACACCGGAGCAGCCCGCCGTTGTATCCCTGAATTCATCAATGCTGCCTTCGGTAAGGAGGTGACGGTATCCAGTGTCTGCGGCCGGCCTTCGTCCCGCTCCTGCAGTGTTGTAGAGCGCAGCGATGAGCGTCCTTCTGTACGCACATGTCAGATCTGTGATGCATCTGACCCCCGCCGTGCCCACCCTGCTTCCTACCTCACAGACCTCAACTCGGCTCACAACCTCACCTGTTGGCAGTCAGAGAATCTGAACACCTCTCCGCACAATGTGACTCTTACCCTCTCATTGGGTAAAAAGTTTGAGATCACATACGTCAGCCTGCAGTTCTGCTCACCGCGTCCTGAGTCACTGGCCATATACAAGAGCATGGACTACGGCAAAACATGGATGCCCTACCAGTTTTACTCCTCACAGTGTCGACGTATGTACAACAGGCCCAACAAAGCATCCataactaaacaaaatgagCAGGAGGCTCTTTGCACTGACGGCCACACTGACTTATACCCACTTTCTGGAGGACTCATTGCTTTTAGTACTCTAGATGGACGTCCCTCTGGTAAAGACTTTGACAACAGCCCAGTTCTTCAAGACTGGGTCACCGTCACAGATATTCGTGTAGTCTTCAGCCGGCCACAGCTCCCGAGGGAGCTTGTACTTGGGTCTGGAGGCAACAATGGAGGGAGGGATGATGACCCAATGGCAGTAACATCAACGTTACCAACATATTTCTATGCAGTGGGAGACTTCCAGGTGGGTGGGAGGTGTAAATGCAACGGTCATGCTTCACGCTGTCTGAAAGACAAGGAGGGCAAATTGGTGTGTGactgcaaacacaacacagaaggGCCTGAATGTGACCGTTGCAAGCCCTTTCACTATGACCGACCATGGCAGAGGGCCAATGCTCGCGAGGCCAACGAGTGTCTGC CATGCAACTGCAACCTGCACGCTCGTCGCTGTCGATTCAACATGGAGTTGTACAAGCTGTCGGGAAGGAAAAGCGGAGGAGTATGCATGAACTGCCGTCACAACACAGCTGGGCGCCATTGTCACTACTGCAAGGAGGGCTTTTACAGAGACATGGCTCAACCGATCACTCACAGACGAGCCTGCAAAG CCTGTGACTGCCACCCTGTGGGCGCAGCAGGCAAGACGTGCAACCAGACCACAGGCCAATGTCCCTGCAAGGACGGCGTCACCGGTATTACCTGCAACCGCTGTGCCAAGGGCTACCAGCAGAGCCGCTCGCCTGTGGCCCCCTGCATCA aaatCCCTGTGGTCAATCCCACAGCTGTGGtgagcagcacagaggagcCTGCAG attgTGAGTCTTATTGTAAACCAGTGAAGGGCAACTTAAAGATCAACATGAAGAAATATTGCAAGAAGGATTATG CGGTCCAAGTGAACGTGTTGGAAATGAAGACAGTTGGGGATTGGGCCAAGTTCTCAGTCAGCGTTGTGTCTGTGTACAAAAGTCGAGGCGAACCCCTGAAGCGAGGTGAAAACATCCTATGGGTGCACATGAAAGACCTGGCCTGTAAATGTCCTAAAATCCAGATGAGCAAAAGATTCCTGGTAATGGGTGGCATCGAAGGAGGAACGGGGCCAATGGGAGGTCCGGGAGTTGGGCCTGGAGGTGGAGCTTCCAGTCCAGGAGCAGAGCGCATAGGACTGGTGGCTGACAAGAACAGCCTGGTGATCCAGTGGAGGGACGTTTGGACAAGACGTCTGAGAAAGTTCCAACGCAAAGAGAAGAAGGGAAAATGTGGCAAAGCATGA